A genome region from Yoonia vestfoldensis includes the following:
- a CDS encoding ABC transporter permease, with translation MMRLSPLNQRRWRNFKRNRRAVWSLIIFGVLFSLSLFAELIANDKPILVSYQGEWRMPVAQFYSERDFGGDFPTQARYQDIEVQCLIKTGGMEICLDDPDGTLAALAAGEDLGEDFQPGWMIWPVIPYSYNTIVDRPGVAPAPPSALNWLGTDDTKRDVTARVIYGFRLSIVFALMVTISASIIGIAAGAVQGYFGGWTDLAFQRFIEIWTGTPSLYVIIIVFAILGRSFWLLVFLTVLFGWPALVGVVRAEFLRARNLEYVRAAKALGVPDRTIMFRHMLPNAMVATVTMLPFLVTGAIGTLASLDFLGFGLPSSAPSLGELTLQAKQNLQAPWLGFTAFFTFAIMLSLLVFIFEGIRDAFDPRKTFIADGSVPVVAAQDLAAAQKAPVK, from the coding sequence ATGATGCGCCTGTCCCCCCTGAACCAGCGCCGCTGGCGCAATTTCAAGCGCAACCGCCGTGCGGTCTGGTCGCTGATCATCTTTGGCGTGCTGTTTAGCCTGTCGCTTTTTGCCGAACTGATCGCCAACGACAAACCGATCCTTGTCAGCTATCAGGGCGAATGGCGGATGCCCGTCGCGCAATTCTATTCCGAGCGCGATTTCGGCGGCGATTTCCCGACCCAGGCCCGCTATCAGGACATAGAGGTGCAATGCCTGATCAAGACCGGCGGGATGGAGATCTGCCTTGACGATCCGGACGGCACGCTGGCCGCGCTGGCGGCTGGCGAGGATCTGGGCGAAGATTTCCAGCCCGGCTGGATGATCTGGCCGGTGATCCCCTATTCCTACAACACCATCGTTGACCGGCCCGGCGTGGCCCCCGCGCCGCCCTCTGCGCTGAACTGGCTGGGCACCGATGACACCAAACGCGACGTGACAGCGCGGGTGATCTATGGCTTCCGGCTGTCGATTGTCTTTGCGCTGATGGTCACGATATCGGCCTCGATCATCGGGATCGCGGCCGGGGCGGTGCAGGGCTATTTCGGCGGCTGGACAGATCTGGCGTTCCAGCGCTTTATCGAGATCTGGACGGGGACGCCGTCGCTTTACGTCATCATCATCGTTTTCGCCATTCTGGGACGAAGCTTCTGGCTTCTGGTCTTTCTGACGGTGCTGTTCGGCTGGCCTGCGCTGGTGGGGGTGGTGCGGGCGGAATTCCTGCGCGCGCGCAACCTTGAATATGTGCGCGCGGCCAAGGCGCTGGGCGTGCCCGACCGCACGATCATGTTCCGCCATATGCTGCCCAATGCGATGGTCGCCACCGTGACGATGCTGCCGTTTCTGGTGACAGGGGCGATTGGCACGCTGGCATCATTGGATTTCCTCGGCTTCGGGCTGCCATCCTCGGCCCCGTCGCTGGGCGAGCTGACCTTGCAGGCCAAACAGAACCTGCAAGCGCCGTGGCTTGGCTTTACCGCCTTCTTCACCTTCGCGATCATGCTGTCGCTGCTTGTGTTCATCTTCGAGGGAATCCGCGACGCCTTTGATCCGCGCAAGACCTTCATCGCGGACGGGTCGGTGCCTGTGGTTGCCGCCCAAGACCTCGCCGCTGCGCAAAAGGCCCCCGTGAAATGA
- a CDS encoding ABC transporter ATP-binding protein, whose product MTKAILDVRDLAVAFRQDGATTHAVRGVSFQINRGETLAIVGESGSGKSVTALSTVQLLGDSAVMAGSITYNGVEMVGADEAALRRVRGNDISFIFQEPMTSLNPLHTLEKQLAESIELHQGLRGPALRTRIIELLTRVGIRDPETRLGAYPHQLSGGQRQRVMIAMALANGPELLIADEPTTALDVTIQAQILDLLADLKQRDKMSMLFITHDLTIVRKIADRVCVMKDGVIVEEGPTAALFANPQHAYTQSLLAAESTGVPAPVPADAPMVLETDQARIWFPITAGLLKRTVGHIKAVNSASLTLRAGETLGIVGESGSGKTTLALAVMRLIRSQGRISFAGRDIHSLTQRQMRPLRSEMQIVFQDPYGSLSPRMTVEQIIAEGLGVHGVDPGRNRREMVSDIMAEVGLDPAMMDRYPHEFSGGQRQRIAIARAMILRPRLLVLDEPTSALDMTVQVQIVQLLRDLQQRNGLAYLFISHDLKVVRALSHKVMVMKQGDVVEAGDAAAIFDAPQDPYTRQLMAAAFEGRAISA is encoded by the coding sequence ATGACCAAAGCCATTCTTGATGTGCGCGACTTGGCGGTCGCCTTCCGGCAGGATGGTGCCACCACCCATGCGGTGCGCGGCGTGTCATTCCAGATTAATCGGGGCGAGACGCTGGCGATTGTCGGCGAAAGCGGGTCGGGCAAATCCGTCACCGCCCTGTCCACCGTGCAGCTGCTGGGCGATAGCGCGGTCATGGCAGGATCCATCACCTATAACGGGGTGGAAATGGTCGGTGCCGATGAAGCCGCCCTGCGCCGCGTGCGCGGCAATGACATCAGTTTCATCTTTCAAGAACCGATGACCTCGCTGAACCCGCTGCATACGCTGGAAAAGCAATTGGCCGAAAGCATCGAATTGCATCAGGGGCTGCGCGGGCCGGCGCTGCGCACAAGGATCATCGAGCTTCTGACCCGCGTCGGCATCCGCGACCCCGAAACCCGCCTTGGCGCCTATCCGCATCAATTATCCGGCGGACAGCGGCAGCGGGTGATGATTGCGATGGCCCTGGCCAATGGGCCGGAATTGCTGATCGCGGATGAACCGACAACGGCGCTTGATGTGACCATCCAGGCGCAGATCCTCGACCTGCTGGCTGATCTCAAACAGCGCGACAAAATGTCGATGCTGTTCATCACCCATGACCTGACCATCGTGCGCAAGATCGCCGACCGGGTCTGCGTGATGAAAGACGGTGTGATCGTCGAGGAAGGGCCAACCGCTGCATTATTCGCCAATCCGCAGCATGCCTATACGCAAAGCCTGCTTGCGGCGGAATCAACCGGCGTGCCCGCGCCCGTGCCCGCCGATGCGCCCATGGTGCTGGAAACTGATCAGGCGCGGATCTGGTTCCCGATCACGGCGGGCCTGCTCAAACGCACCGTGGGGCATATCAAGGCGGTCAATAGCGCCTCGCTGACGCTGCGCGCAGGCGAAACGCTGGGCATCGTCGGCGAAAGCGGGTCGGGCAAGACAACGCTGGCGCTGGCTGTGATGCGGTTGATCCGGTCGCAGGGGCGGATCAGCTTTGCAGGGCGCGACATCCACAGCCTGACGCAACGCCAGATGCGGCCCCTGCGCAGCGAGATGCAGATCGTGTTCCAGGATCCCTATGGCTCGCTCAGCCCGCGCATGACGGTCGAACAGATCATCGCCGAAGGTCTGGGGGTGCATGGTGTCGATCCGGGGCGCAACCGGCGCGAGATGGTCAGCGACATCATGGCCGAGGTCGGGCTCGACCCCGCGATGATGGACCGCTATCCACATGAATTCTCGGGCGGACAGCGGCAGCGGATCGCGATCGCACGCGCGATGATCCTGCGGCCCCGGCTCTTGGTGCTCGACGAACCCACCTCGGCGCTCGATATGACGGTGCAGGTGCAGATCGTGCAGCTGTTGCGCGACCTGCAACAAAGAAACGGGTTGGCCTATCTGTTCATCAGCCATGACCTGAAAGTCGTGCGCGCGCTGTCCCACAAGGTGATGGTGATGAAACAAGGCGATGTGGTCGAAGCAGGCGACGCCGCGGCGATCTTTGATGCGCCCCAAGACCCCTATACCCGTCAGCTGATGGCGGCGGCCTTTGAAGGGCGCGCCATTTCGGCCTGA
- a CDS encoding prephenate dehydratase: MSRKIAFQGELGAYGHEACASARPDYTPLPCTTFEDAIAAVRNGDADLGMIAVENSTYGRVADVHSLLPESGLHIVDETFVRVHVNLLARPDAKLSDIKVAVGHPVILPQCTGFLRDHAITGHTSTDNARAAREVAQGTDNTIAALASELAAQIYGLQVLARHIEDHDRNTTRFLIMARDADTTRRGDYGMVTSFVFRVRNIPAALYKAMGGFATNGVNMTKLESYMVGGQFTATQFYAEIEGHPEDRNVQLALEELRYFTDHLLVMGTYPAAARRHETAAG; encoded by the coding sequence ATGTCGCGCAAAATCGCCTTTCAGGGGGAATTGGGGGCCTATGGCCACGAAGCCTGCGCCAGCGCCCGCCCCGATTACACCCCCCTGCCCTGCACCACTTTCGAGGATGCAATCGCCGCCGTGCGCAATGGCGATGCCGATCTGGGCATGATCGCGGTCGAGAATTCCACCTATGGCCGGGTCGCGGATGTCCATTCGCTGCTGCCTGAAAGCGGGCTGCATATCGTTGACGAAACCTTTGTGCGGGTGCATGTCAATCTGCTGGCAAGACCCGATGCAAAATTGTCCGATATCAAGGTCGCGGTCGGCCATCCTGTCATCTTGCCGCAATGTACGGGTTTTCTGCGCGACCACGCAATCACCGGCCACACCAGCACCGATAATGCCCGCGCCGCGCGCGAAGTGGCGCAGGGGACGGATAACACCATTGCGGCGCTGGCCTCGGAACTGGCGGCGCAAATCTATGGTTTGCAGGTTCTGGCCCGCCATATCGAGGATCACGACCGCAATACCACGCGCTTTTTGATCATGGCGCGCGACGCCGATACCACCCGGCGCGGCGATTACGGCATGGTGACCAGCTTTGTGTTCCGCGTGCGCAATATTCCGGCCGCTCTTTACAAGGCGATGGGCGGTTTTGCGACCAATGGCGTGAACATGACCAAGCTGGAAAGCTACATGGTCGGCGGGCAGTTCACCGCAACCCAGTTCTATGCCGAAATCGAAGGCCATCCCGAGGATCGCAATGTCCAGCTGGCATTGGAGGAATTGCGCTATTTCACCGATCACCTGCTGGTGATGGGCACCTATCCCGCCGCCGCCCGTCGCCATGAAACGGCAGCGGGCTAG
- a CDS encoding bifunctional 2',3'-cyclic-nucleotide 2'-phosphodiesterase/3'-nucleotidase, protein MVTRGSIASASRQNACHGTLRILATTDLHMRILPYDYFADRAEPTGGLVQLADQITALRADPSALTLLFDNGDFLQGNPLADTLAQAGMAGTAHPMMAAFAALGYDAITLGNHEFNYGLAFLRQVLRDASCPVVCANIDWRDQPPIARRFALLDRVIRCDDGRDHPLRIGVVGFVPPQVTRWDRVKLGDTIATCDIVAAAQDIVPQIKAAGADIIIALCHAGIGAADHRDGMENAAVPLAAVPGIDAILTGHTHQVFPGAAHPATPFVDPVAGRIHGKPAVGAGFHGQALGKITLRLRRAADGWHVTDHASAVLPAAPARTVSEVSQKILAAVQKAHQATLRQIRQPIARTSVPIHSYFARISPDLPGYLLGQALIAYAESILPDGGLPIIAAVSPVRSGGLDGPACYVSIPPGPITRRDICAIYPYADTPVIARRSGADLQDWLEQAVSGYHQIAPGRADQPLLNPAFAGYVFDAFHGLSYAIDLTQPPRHDATGRIVAPQAARITNLRYHGKKVRPDQCFAVVANSYRAFGGGGFPAIPMQDVLAMPDQPIRDILTQAVQRQAVIETRVPQSWRFAPLAKTFADFISAPEGRHHLSARMRAAEAQGDGFTRYRLAL, encoded by the coding sequence ATGGTGACGAGGGGGTCTATAGCGTCGGCAAGCAGGCAGAACGCCTGTCACGGCACTTTGCGCATTTTGGCGACCACCGATCTGCATATGCGGATCCTGCCTTATGATTACTTTGCCGACCGCGCCGAGCCGACCGGAGGGCTGGTGCAGCTGGCAGACCAGATCACCGCTTTGCGGGCCGATCCTTCGGCGCTGACGCTGCTTTTCGACAATGGTGACTTCCTGCAAGGCAATCCGCTGGCCGATACTTTGGCGCAGGCGGGCATGGCGGGCACAGCGCATCCGATGATGGCGGCCTTTGCGGCGCTGGGCTATGATGCGATCACGCTTGGCAATCATGAATTCAATTACGGGCTGGCGTTTCTGCGACAGGTTCTGCGGGATGCCTCTTGCCCGGTGGTCTGTGCCAATATCGACTGGCGCGATCAGCCGCCAATCGCGCGGCGCTTTGCCCTGCTCGACCGGGTGATCCGCTGTGATGATGGCCGCGACCATCCCCTGCGGATCGGCGTTGTCGGCTTCGTGCCACCCCAGGTCACCCGGTGGGACCGGGTCAAGCTGGGCGATACGATCGCCACTTGCGATATCGTCGCGGCAGCGCAAGACATCGTGCCGCAGATCAAGGCCGCCGGGGCGGATATCATCATCGCCCTGTGTCACGCAGGCATCGGTGCGGCAGACCATCGTGACGGTATGGAAAATGCCGCCGTGCCGCTGGCGGCGGTGCCGGGCATTGATGCGATCCTGACCGGCCATACCCATCAGGTCTTTCCGGGGGCCGCACATCCGGCCACGCCTTTTGTCGATCCGGTCGCCGGGCGGATCCACGGCAAACCGGCGGTCGGCGCAGGCTTTCACGGGCAGGCATTGGGAAAGATCACCCTGAGGCTGCGCCGCGCTGCGGATGGCTGGCATGTCACCGACCATGCAAGCGCGGTCCTGCCCGCCGCCCCCGCCCGCACGGTCAGCGAGGTCAGCCAAAAGATCTTGGCAGCCGTGCAAAAGGCCCATCAGGCGACATTGCGGCAGATCAGGCAGCCCATCGCCCGCACATCGGTGCCGATCCACAGTTATTTCGCACGCATCAGCCCCGATTTGCCCGGCTATCTCCTTGGGCAGGCGCTGATCGCCTATGCCGAATCGATCCTGCCGGATGGTGGATTGCCGATCATCGCAGCAGTATCGCCGGTCCGCTCGGGGGGCTTGGACGGGCCGGCATGTTACGTTTCCATCCCGCCGGGGCCGATCACGCGCCGCGATATCTGCGCAATCTATCCTTATGCCGACACGCCGGTGATCGCCCGGCGCAGCGGCGCAGACTTGCAGGATTGGCTAGAACAGGCGGTGTCAGGCTATCATCAGATCGCCCCCGGCAGGGCGGACCAACCTTTACTGAACCCCGCTTTCGCTGGCTATGTCTTTGATGCGTTTCACGGGCTGAGCTATGCAATCGACCTGACACAACCGCCCCGGCATGATGCGACAGGCCGCATTGTCGCGCCACAAGCCGCCCGGATCACCAATCTGCGCTATCATGGCAAAAAGGTCCGGCCAGACCAATGTTTCGCGGTTGTCGCCAATAGCTATCGCGCCTTTGGCGGCGGCGGTTTCCCCGCGATCCCGATGCAGGATGTACTGGCCATGCCCGACCAGCCGATCCGCGACATCCTGACACAAGCCGTGCAGCGCCAAGCCGTGATTGAAACGCGGGTCCCGCAATCGTGGCGCTTTGCGCCGCTGGCCAAGACATTCGCCGATTTCATCTCTGCCCCCGAAGGCAGGCATCACCTGAGCGCGCGCATGCGCGCGGCCGAGGCACAGGGTGACGGTTTCACGCGGTACCGCCTGGCGCTCTGA
- a CDS encoding microcin C ABC transporter permease YejB, translated as MGAYILRRLLLVIPTLLGIMIINFALVQFVPGGPIEQILANLEGRGDVFESFSGGGGDADFGNDSGSDYVGARGLPPEFIAQLEREFGFDKPPLERFLNMMWNYMRFDFGDSYFRSISVFDLVLEKMPVSITLGLWSTLIAYLISIPLGIKKAVRDGTPFDTWTSGAIIIGYAIPGFLFAILLIVLFAGGSYFRIFPLRGLTSANFADLSLIGKILDYLWHITLPVLASTISAFATLTLLTKNSFLDEIKKQYVITAKAKGLSESRVLYGHVFRNAMLIVISGFPALFIGVFFGGSLIIETLFSLDGLGRLGFEAAVARDYPVVFGTLFAFSLIGLVVGILTDITYVFIDPRIDFEARNT; from the coding sequence ATGGGCGCCTATATCCTTCGACGGCTGTTGCTGGTCATCCCGACCTTGCTGGGGATCATGATCATCAACTTTGCGCTGGTGCAATTCGTGCCGGGCGGGCCGATCGAACAGATCCTTGCCAATCTCGAAGGGCGCGGCGATGTCTTCGAAAGCTTCTCTGGCGGGGGCGGCGACGCTGATTTCGGCAATGACAGCGGCAGCGATTACGTCGGCGCACGCGGTTTGCCGCCCGAATTCATCGCCCAGCTGGAACGCGAATTCGGCTTCGACAAACCGCCGCTGGAACGGTTCCTCAACATGATGTGGAATTATATGCGTTTCGATTTCGGCGACAGCTATTTCCGCTCGATCAGCGTGTTCGATCTGGTGCTGGAAAAGATGCCGGTCTCGATCACGCTGGGCCTGTGGTCCACGCTGATCGCCTATCTGATCTCGATCCCGCTTGGCATCAAAAAGGCCGTGCGCGACGGCACGCCGTTCGACACTTGGACCAGCGGGGCAATCATCATCGGCTATGCGATCCCCGGTTTTCTATTCGCGATCCTGCTGATCGTGCTTTTCGCGGGGGGGTCCTATTTCCGGATCTTCCCATTGCGCGGCCTGACATCGGCGAATTTCGCGGATCTGTCGCTGATCGGCAAGATCCTCGATTACCTCTGGCACATCACCCTGCCGGTGCTGGCCTCCACCATTTCGGCCTTTGCCACGCTGACGCTGCTGACGAAAAACAGCTTTCTGGACGAGATCAAGAAACAATATGTCATCACCGCCAAGGCCAAGGGGCTGTCGGAATCCCGCGTGCTTTACGGCCATGTGTTCCGTAATGCGATGCTGATCGTGATCTCGGGCTTTCCGGCTTTGTTCATCGGGGTGTTCTTCGGCGGGTCGCTGATCATCGAAACGCTGTTCTCGCTGGACGGTCTGGGGCGGCTGGGGTTCGAGGCGGCGGTGGCGCGTGATTATCCGGTGGTCTTTGGCACGCTCTTCGCCTTTTCGCTGATTGGGCTGGTGGTCGGGATTCTGACCGATATTACTTATGTCTTCATCGACCCGCGTATTGATTTCGAGGCGCGCAACACATGA
- a CDS encoding extracellular solute-binding protein, with protein sequence MARPDAAGRLPFWAMGSLAALLLLGAYEVTAQTAPAVIVSHGFNEYGDLKYPADFAHLDYVNPAAPKGGEISISADGSFDSMNPFATLSGTPGSLSSVMYERMMDSTDDEVGSYYCLLCTTLEYPADQSWVIFNLRDDVTFSDGTPMTAQDVVFTHNLFAEQGTPSFRAGITALVTGAEALDDHTVKFTFNPDSPRRGRVSQMANTLVMPQAWFAQTGARLDESRLETAPGTGPYMVGSVDPGRQIIYRRNPDYWGQTHPINIGRANFDAIRVEYFADSSAAFEAFKAGEFTFRRENSSINWATSYDFPAIRNGWVVRETLADGTLPAATGFVFNLRRDKFQDRNLRLALGLMYNFTWTNDNLQYGLFQQRNSFWENDRLRATGLPQGRELEMLDSVRAMLPEVIFTEDAFMPHSSGDRPLDRSNLRRALDLMEQAGYTPGNDGLLRDAEGRTLDIDFLETRQAFDRIITPYIENLQRLGVNATYNRVDPPQYQARTQSNDFDMIFGGYNAGLQEGTGLTQRYGCEDRDDVFNPAGFCLEAVDALAEFVINASDYDEMAAGVRAIDRVMRHAYFMVPTWYLGANWVAYFDMYEYPENLPEFGLGHLDYWWFNQDKADALIAAGALR encoded by the coding sequence ATGGCCCGACCCGATGCCGCAGGGCGGCTGCCTTTCTGGGCCATGGGGTCGCTTGCAGCGCTGCTGTTGCTGGGCGCCTATGAGGTAACGGCGCAGACCGCCCCCGCGGTGATCGTGTCGCATGGGTTCAACGAATATGGCGATCTGAAATATCCCGCCGATTTCGCGCATCTGGATTATGTGAACCCCGCAGCCCCCAAGGGCGGTGAGATCAGCATTTCCGCCGATGGATCATTCGACAGCATGAACCCTTTTGCGACCCTGTCGGGCACGCCGGGCAGCTTGTCCTCGGTCATGTATGAACGGATGATGGACAGCACCGATGACGAGGTCGGGTCTTATTACTGCCTGCTTTGCACGACACTGGAATATCCCGCCGACCAGTCTTGGGTCATCTTCAACCTGCGCGATGATGTGACCTTTTCGGATGGCACGCCGATGACAGCGCAGGACGTGGTCTTTACCCATAACCTGTTTGCCGAACAGGGCACGCCGTCGTTCCGTGCGGGGATCACCGCACTGGTGACAGGGGCAGAGGCGCTGGATGATCACACCGTCAAATTCACCTTCAACCCCGACTCGCCGCGCCGTGGCCGGGTCAGCCAGATGGCCAATACCCTTGTCATGCCGCAAGCCTGGTTCGCGCAAACCGGCGCGCGACTGGATGAAAGCCGTTTGGAAACCGCCCCCGGCACCGGCCCCTATATGGTCGGCAGCGTCGATCCGGGCCGCCAGATCATCTATCGCCGCAACCCCGATTACTGGGGGCAAACCCATCCGATCAATATCGGGCGCGCCAATTTCGACGCGATCCGTGTGGAATATTTCGCCGATAGTTCCGCCGCCTTCGAGGCGTTCAAGGCGGGTGAATTCACCTTCCGGCGCGAAAATTCCTCGATCAATTGGGCGACATCTTATGATTTTCCCGCGATCCGCAATGGCTGGGTCGTGCGGGAAACGCTGGCGGATGGCACTTTGCCCGCCGCCACCGGATTCGTGTTCAACCTGCGCCGTGACAAGTTTCAGGACCGCAACCTGCGCTTGGCGCTGGGGTTGATGTATAATTTCACCTGGACCAACGATAATCTGCAATATGGGCTGTTCCAGCAGCGCAACAGTTTTTGGGAAAATGACCGGCTGCGCGCGACCGGCCTGCCCCAAGGGCGCGAGCTGGAAATGCTCGACAGCGTGCGCGCCATGCTGCCAGAGGTGATTTTCACCGAAGACGCCTTTATGCCCCATAGCAGCGGCGACCGCCCGCTGGACCGCAGCAACCTGCGCCGGGCGCTCGATCTGATGGAACAGGCGGGCTATACGCCGGGCAATGATGGGCTGTTGCGCGATGCCGAGGGGCGCACATTGGACATCGATTTTCTGGAAACGCGTCAAGCCTTTGACCGGATCATCACGCCCTATATCGAAAATCTGCAACGTCTGGGCGTGAATGCGACCTATAACCGCGTCGATCCGCCCCAATATCAGGCGCGCACGCAATCCAATGATTTCGACATGATCTTTGGCGGCTATAACGCCGGCCTGCAAGAAGGGACCGGACTGACCCAGCGCTACGGCTGCGAAGACCGCGATGATGTGTTCAACCCTGCGGGTTTCTGTCTGGAGGCTGTCGATGCTTTGGCGGAATTCGTGATCAACGCCAGCGATTATGACGAAATGGCCGCCGGGGTCCGCGCCATCGACCGCGTGATGCGGCACGCATATTTCATGGTCCCGACATGGTATCTGGGTGCGAATTGGGTCGCTTATTTCGACATGTATGAATATCCCGAAAACCTGCCGGAATTCGGTCTGGGGCATCTGGATTACTGGTGGTTCAATCAAGACAAGGCCGATGCCTTGATCGCCGCCGGCGCTTTGCGGTAA
- a CDS encoding c-type cytochrome, whose amino-acid sequence MFDTMTITKAVGALCATLLVYLLGAWLASSIYFGGGHGYGEQAYIIPVEDAEGAPEEAVEEIDFAVVMASASAADGETLWRNCRACHVLEPGVHGTGPALHGVVGRPVQFYDNFSYSGALIAAAEVWTPEALNGFLENPRGYAPGTSMGYNGMRSIDDRANLIAYLATFE is encoded by the coding sequence ATGTTCGACACAATGACAATCACCAAAGCCGTTGGTGCGCTCTGCGCGACTTTGCTTGTTTACCTATTGGGTGCGTGGCTTGCATCGTCGATCTATTTCGGCGGCGGGCATGGATATGGCGAGCAGGCCTATATCATCCCCGTTGAAGATGCCGAAGGCGCGCCGGAAGAAGCCGTCGAAGAAATCGATTTCGCGGTGGTCATGGCCTCGGCCAGCGCTGCGGATGGTGAAACATTGTGGCGCAATTGCCGCGCCTGTCATGTGCTGGAACCCGGCGTGCATGGCACAGGTCCGGCGCTGCACGGTGTCGTGGGCCGTCCCGTGCAATTCTATGACAATTTTTCCTATTCGGGCGCGCTGATCGCGGCGGCCGAAGTCTGGACCCCCGAGGCGCTGAACGGCTTTCTGGAAAACCCCCGCGGTTATGCCCCCGGCACCTCGATGGGGTATAACGGGATGCGGTCGATTGATGACCGCGCGAACCTGATCGCCTATCTGGCCACATTCGAGTGA
- the nudC gene encoding NAD(+) diphosphatase, with the protein MMISETVTFGGSGLDRAAHLRGDPAMAMAQGGARAILLWRGKPMVMDDALVQVPLDHPVMADTAPGLILLGRDDAGPVFAADLSGWTPPDLDITHLDTFLDPSEQKHPAMPADAGFSELRAIMTRLTPRDAELAVTAKAVLGWHETHGFCARCGTQSVIAMAGWQRDCPACGAHHFPRTDPVVIMLITHGNDVLVGRSPGWPEGMYSLLAGFVEPGETIEAAVRREVLEEAGIRVGAVRYLASQPWPFPASLMLGCAGAALDQDLRIDRTEIEDALWVSREDMALSFAGLHPRLKSARKGAIAHFLIENWLADRSYDGPADAS; encoded by the coding sequence ATGATGATCTCTGAAACAGTCACTTTTGGCGGCTCTGGGCTGGACCGGGCAGCGCATTTGCGGGGCGATCCGGCGATGGCTATGGCGCAGGGCGGGGCGCGCGCGATCCTGCTGTGGCGCGGCAAGCCGATGGTGATGGATGACGCTCTGGTGCAGGTGCCGCTGGATCATCCGGTGATGGCCGATACCGCGCCGGGGCTAATCTTGTTGGGGCGCGATGATGCCGGTCCGGTCTTTGCTGCGGATCTGTCGGGCTGGACGCCGCCCGATCTGGATATCACGCATCTGGACACATTCCTTGATCCTTCCGAGCAAAAGCATCCGGCCATGCCTGCAGATGCCGGTTTTTCCGAATTGCGCGCCATCATGACGCGGCTGACCCCGCGTGATGCCGAACTGGCGGTGACCGCCAAGGCGGTGCTGGGCTGGCACGAGACGCATGGCTTTTGCGCCAGATGCGGCACGCAAAGCGTGATCGCGATGGCGGGCTGGCAGCGCGATTGCCCGGCCTGTGGCGCGCATCATTTCCCGCGCACCGACCCTGTGGTCATCATGTTGATCACGCATGGCAATGATGTGCTGGTCGGCCGCTCGCCCGGCTGGCCCGAGGGCATGTATTCCCTGCTGGCCGGTTTCGTCGAACCCGGCGAGACGATCGAGGCCGCCGTGCGCCGCGAAGTGCTGGAAGAGGCGGGCATCCGCGTCGGGGCCGTGCGCTATCTGGCCAGCCAGCCCTGGCCGTTTCCGGCATCGCTGATGCTGGGCTGCGCCGGCGCGGCGCTGGACCAGGACCTGCGCATCGACCGCACCGAGATCGAGGATGCGCTTTGGGTCAGCCGCGAGGATATGGCGCTGTCTTTCGCGGGATTGCACCCAAGGCTCAAATCCGCGCGCAAAGGGGCGATCGCGCATTTCCTGATCGAAAACTGGCTGGCCGACCGCAGCTATGACGGGCCGGCCGACGCGTCTTGA